A region from the Ptychodera flava strain L36383 chromosome 12, AS_Pfla_20210202, whole genome shotgun sequence genome encodes:
- the LOC139145657 gene encoding hydroxysteroid 11-beta-dehydrogenase 1-like protein yields MDMAEVNDTEKLIEKAEKILGGLDYLVLNHALYYWEFWDGNIEKLQNIMNVNFVSFVSLASKALPMLTKANGSIVVVSSSAGLYGTPAMSSYCATKHALGGFFEALRQELIWKKANVAITYFIPGFIGSEGGLSIIQGQLKMPDIVISQLASPDRTALALVKSAAARKSIAYYPWIHTRPFETLHTVSHELADFIISQLSPVYLIRVAESQ; encoded by the exons ATGGACATGGCCGAGGTCAATGATACCGAAAAACTGATCGAGAAAGCTGAAAAGATACTCGGTGGATTGGACTATTTGGTCTTGAACCATGCCTTGTACTACTGGGAGTTTTGGGACGGCAACATTGAGAAACTGCAAAACATCATGAATGTCAACTTTGTGTCATTCGTAAGCTTGGCAAGTAAAGCTCTTCCTATGTTGACAAAAGCCAATGGGAGTATAGTCGTTGTGTCTTCTAGTGCAG GTCTATATGGGACTCCAGCTATGTCCTCGTATTGCGCGACAAAACATGCACTAGGAGGCTTTTTCGAAGCCCTGAGacaggaactaatttggaagaaGGCTAATGTTGCGATAACTTACTTCATACCTGGCTTTATAGGATCTGAAGGCGGCCTGTCAATCATACAGGGACAACTTAAGATGCCTGACATTGTTATTAGTCAACTAGCATCACCGGATCGTACGGCTCTGGCTTTGGTGAAGAGTGCAGCAGCACGTAAAAGTATCGCATATTATCCTTGGATTCACACACGACCATTTGAAACCCTCCACACGGTTTCACATGAGTTGGCTGATTTTATCATTTCACAGTTATCCCCTGTGTACCTTATTCGTGTTGCAGAAAGTCAGTGA
- the LOC139145656 gene encoding cytidine deaminase-like gives MRFDLYGVELVTYAVKMESSAEFKKLIAAYHEAKGRAYCPYSNFRVGCALITENGEMFTGCNVENASYGLTICAERTVITKAVSEGHRKFKAIAIGTDIPDSFAASCGACRQFIVEFGECEIFLVKPDLTYMKFPFEQLLPMGFGPRSLDMNQNI, from the exons ATGAGATTTGATCTGTACGGAGTGGAGCTGGTGACATATGCTGTCAAAATGGAATCTTCAG cAGAGTTCAAGAAGTTAATAGCAGCTTATCACGAGGCAAAGGGCAGGGCTTACTGTCCGTACAGTAATTTCAGGGTCGGGTGCGCCCTCATCACTGAAAACGgtgaaatgtttacag GATGTAACGTGGAGAACGCCAGCTACGGGTTGACCATATGTGCAGAAAGAACGGTCATAACCAAAGCTGTCTCAGAAGGTCATCGCAAATTTAAAGCCATTGCCATTGGAAC tgATATACCTGACAGTTTTGCTGCATCATGTGGAGCCTGCAGACAATTTATAGTAGAG TTTGGCGAGTGTGAAATCTTTCTCGTAAAACCAGACCTAACGTACATGAAGTTTCCTTTCGAACAACTCCTACCGATGGGTTTCGGACCGAGGAGCCTCGACATGAACCAAAACATTTAA